Genomic window (Nitrospinota bacterium):
TTGTTCCCACCAGGGAGGATGATGTCGGTGCTGATATCGTCCCCGACCTTTATCAATACCTCTTCTTCAAGGTCGTCCTCCAGCTTATCAAAAAGAGGAAACGGTTTGATGTTAGGGCCTCGAAGAATCTCCACCTCCTCAGGCTTTTCTGCAGGAGGAATAAACCATTTTGAATTGAAGGAAAACTTCTCTGGGTATTCAACTTTAGGATAATTGCCCATGGTTCTCGGATCGGTAATCTTACCAGTAAGGGCTGATGCCACGGCGGTTTCCGGCGAACAGAGGTACACTGCATCGTCCTTTGTTCCGCTTCTCCCCTTAAAGTTTCTCGGGAAGGTTCTAAGGGAATTCGTCCCTGTGGCAGGTGCCTGTCCCATTCCAATACAACCGAGACAGCCCGACTCATGTATTCGTGCACCGGCACTCACAAGGGAGATCAGCCCGCCCATGGCCGTAACATTTTCCAATGTCTGGCGGCTTCCAGGGTTGATCTCGAAGCTCACAGCCGGGTGTTTGATTTTTCCCTTTACGGTTTCGGCCGTTATCATAATATCACGGTAGTCGCCATTGCAGGAAGAGCCGACAATGACCTGAGAGATTTCAACATTCTTTAAATCTTTAGCTGGCTTTACATTATCTGGATTATAAGGACAGGCTACAAGGGGCTCTATCTTACTTAGGTCTAACTCGGTAACCTCGTCAAACTCTGCATTTGGATCGGTCTTAATCTCCTTCCATACCTCTTCCCTGCTATTGAGTCTCAGATAGTCTTTCGTTACCTCATCCGATGGAAAAAGAGCGGCTGTTCCGCCGATATCGACACCCATATTGGCAATGGTTCCGCGGGCACTCATGTCGAGATTCTTCACGCCTGGCCCATAAAACTCCATGATCTTGCCCAGACTGCCCATTACCGTGTATCGCTTGAGAAGTTCAAGAATGACGTCCTTTCCAGAGACCCAAGGCTGAAGCTCTCCCTCCAGATAGATGCCCCAGATTTTCGGGGTATATATATAGTAAGGCTTTCCAGCCATGGCCATGGCAACCTCCATTCCGCCCGAGCCCATGGCAAGCATGGCGAGGCTTCCGCCTGTGGTGGTGTGGCTATCAGAACCGATAAGGGTTTTTCCCGGTATGCCGAACCTCTCCCTGTGCACGTGGTGGCAGATGCCGTTTCCCGGAGGAGAAAGAATCACCCCATATTTTGATGACATCGACTGGAGAAAGCGGTGGTCGTCTGCGTTCTTAAAATCGGTCTGGATAATGTTGTGGTCGATATAACTCACAGAAAGCTCTGTCTTTACGCGTGGAATGCCCATTGATTCAAATTCCAGATAGACCATGGTCCCGGTCGCGTCCTGTGTCAGGGTCTGGTCAATGCGAAGGCCAATCTCTTTTCCTGGTTCGAGTTTTCCTTCTAAGAGATGTTCCTCGATAATCCTTTCTGCGATTGTTCCCTTCATTGGAAACCCCCTCATTACTGTTTTAAGTTATTTATGACTAAGTCTATCTTCTGATATCTGCTCTGTCAAGAACTAAGGTTTATCAAATAAAACATAATAAAATGATTTATCCGCTCACAACCATTAGGGATTTATGAGGTTTAGAGAATTATTTGTGCATAAAAAAATCAACCCCTTAGAAAATAGTTTCCAAAGGGCTCGATATTTATGAATGAAATGTTCAAACAATAAGGGAGGGTGTATGGAGGATGAAATTATTCGAAAATTAAAATTCTCTCTTCTATAAAATTATCCTTTTATGGAACCTTAAATTCAAAATCTCTTGGCTTAATTGTCAAAACAGGGCAAGGTGCTTTCCTAACCACCTTTTCTGCAACGCTTCCCATTAAAGCATGAGAAATCCCTGTTCTCCCGTGGGTTCCCATGACTATCAGATCTGCCTCCTTTTCTCTCGCAGCTATAATGATCTCTACAAAGGGTTTGCCTTTTCTTATAAATTTCTCTATCTTAAGTCCCTTATAATCCTTTGTATTCTTCTTAATAAACTCCTCTGTTTCCTTTGCTTTTTCTTTAACAATATTCTCTTCTAAATCCTCCACAGGAGACCTACGAGGATTTGACTCATACCTATAGCCCTGCTCTAGGTAGCTCATATCTACCACATAAACAGCATAAATTGTTGACCCGTATTTTTCTCCTAAACTGATCGCATATTTAAACGCTTCTCTTGAATTTTCTGAATTATCTGTTGGTAACAATATCTTTTTAATCAAAGTAGACATTTTAAACTCCTTTTTTTCTTTATCTTTATAGAAAATTACTTCACCATAAGATTGTAGAGCCAGGCTATCAAAAAACCAAATATGAAACCATCAATAAAGCCCCAGATGATACCAATAAGACAACCCAGTATAGATGGTTCATATCCTATATAAACAGATGAAATGACCTCTAAAAGTTTGGTTCCCCAATTAAACCCTGCCACCATAATTGTAAGCATGATAAGAGAAACTGCCCAAATTATACCAAAGGCTAAACCTGCTTTTAATGCATCTAGTTTCATATGAACCTCCTTAAAACTTTGACAAATATCTAAATCGGAAATGCCTGCAATATTCTAAGATAACTTCTTTTAAGGACAAACTCTCTGATGCATGAATATAGAGACCAAATTTATTGCAGTATTCACATCTGCACCAAAAAAGATCCTCATTTCTCATGCCATCAGCTAAAAGTCTCTTCTGTTCTTTAGTACAATGCTTACACTTTACTGTTTTACTTAACTTCATTATAATTAATCATTTATATTGGAAAATTTTTAAAAATTTTTGGAAGATGATATCTAAAAGTAAATTCTGAAGATTTTAAATAAAGGGGAAAAGAGGTTCTGATGGAGATCGAAATTCGGATCCTAAAAAATATAATTATCTAAACAAAGGATATAAATCTCAATCCTGGTTTAGACCCAAGAATCACTACTCATTTTAATATTTGTTTTTTAGATATCTTTAATTATCAATATATGAAGAATATTTTTACTGTCAATAGTGAAATGCAAAATATTCTAAAGTAAAATTATACAATTACTTATAAAAATATAATTTGAATGTTTGGGTATTGAAAAAGTTCAATAAATGCTCATAAAAGCAAAATAACAGGATTGTAAAAGCCTTGTTTCTCTTCATAGAAATTTTATTTCACAAAAACTTCTTTTATACTAAAAAATGATATATTGTGATAAGATAAGGATTGAAATTTTAATTCTGTTTCGTTTTATGAAGGTAATTTTGCATAATTTTTTTGTATGTGCTAGCATTTTAAGAAAGCAAATCATAATCAAAAAACGTCTTTTAGCAAAAGCGCTTCGTATTTAAATAAGTATATTCAATTGGGAAATTGGTGTTATAATATAGGACTTTTTAACAAGCTACATTAATCAATAATTAAATTCTATTCAAATCATGAAGTGGGAAAATAAACTCAAGGAAAATATCTGTTCTATTGAAGAATTAAAAAAGCATATTAAATTGACAAAGAATGAAGAAAAAAAACTACAGAGGGTAACCGAAATCTACCCTATTAATATTACCAAGTATTATTTATCTTTAATCAATAAAAATGATAAAAAAGATCCATTAAGAAAATTGATTGTTCCTTCTGAAAAAGAATTAGACATTTCAGGAATTTATGACACAAGAGACGAAAAGGAAAACACAAAGGTTGCTGGGCTTCAGCATACATATAAGCAAACAGCCCTCATTTTATCCACAAATTGGTGTTCAGCCTATTGCAGGTTCTGCTTTAGAAAACAGTTTCTTACTTTTCCAAAGAAAGAGATAGCTTGGGAATTTAATGATGGAATAGAATATATTAAAAGTCATAAGGAAATTAATAATGTACTTGTTAGCGGCGGAGATCCTCTTATATTGCCAACTGAAATAATAGAGAATTTTCTAAAAAAACTTTCAGCTGTAAAACATCTCAATTTTATCCGTTTTGGATCCAGAATCCCAGTAGTCTTTCCAGATAGGATTTTAGATGATAAGTCATTCCTTGAGCTTTTAAAGAAATTTTCGTTAAAGGAAAAAAAGATATATATTGTTGTGCACTTTAACCATCCAAGAGAAATTACTCAAAAATCAATCGCTGCAGTGGACAAGATCATTAAGTCTAATGTCATTGTTAAAAATCAGACTGTATTGCTTAAAGGAATCAATGATAATCCAGATACCCTGGCAGAGTTATTAAATAAATTGGTTGGCATTGGCATCAATCCTTACTATATATTTCAGTGTAGACCAGTAAAAGGTGCAAAGGAATATTTCCAAGTACCATTATATAGGGGGTATAGGATAGTCGAAAATGCCAAAAAGAAACTCGACGGTCTCAGTAAAGGCTTTAAATACATTATGTCCCATAAAACAGGGAAGATAGAGATCGTTGGAGTTATGGGGAATGAAATCTATTTTAAATATCACCAAGCAAAAGAATCGAAAAATATCGGTAAATTCTTCAAGAAAAAAATAAACAAAAAAGCAAAATGGCTTGATGATCTATAATCATCTTTAGCTTCAGCCTCTGAACTCTTTCATCTCACCAGTAGCAATAAAATAAAGAAATAAGGTTTGAACCATGAAAGTATCTGACTTTTTTGTCAAGTGCTTGGAAAACGAAGGTGTTCGATATGTCTTCGGTGTACCGGGAGAGGAAAATGAAGACCTGCTTTTCTCTTTGGAAAATTCGTCCATTCAGTTTGTGCCGACAAGGCATGAACAGGGAGCAGCCTTTATCGCGAACTTCTGGGGCCGATTGACAGGTAAGGCTGGCGTCTGTCTATCAACACTCGGTCCCGGAGCGACAAACCTCGTCACAGGCGTCGCTGATGCAAACTTAGATAAAGCCCCATTGGTAGCTATTACCGGCCAAGAGGGTCTCGCAGGATTGCATCATGAGAGCCACCAAACACTTGATATTGTTAATCTGTTTAAACCGATAACCAAATGGAACACAGCCATTTCCTCGCCAGAGGTTGTGGCCGAGGTTATCAGAAAGGCCTTTAAGGTAGCAGAGTATGAAAAGCCAGGGGCAACCCACATTGAACTCTCGGAAGACATGGCAAAACAACAGGTGATGAAGATGATAACCCCCATTCCTCCTGAAAGGGTGCGACGGCCCAGCCCTGATTACAAGGTTATCAACCGCACGATTGAGCTCCTGAAAGAGAGCAAGAAACCTCTTATCATTGCCGGGAACGGTGCGATTAGAAAGCTTGCAAGCAAACACCTCACGAAGTTCGTTTTGAAGCACAATATCCCTGTGGCGTGCACCTTCATGGGGAAAGGCGCAATATCTGATAAAATGGAGCAGTCGCTCCTTAGCATTGGTCTCGGATATAAAGACTACGTTATTGAGGCAGTCGAAAATGCAGATCTCATCCTCGCTGTTGGGTATGACATTGCAGAGTTCGAACCAGAGAAGTGGAATCCTAAAGGTGAAAAGAAAATTGTCCATATTGACTTTATTCCAGCTGAGGTTTACACACACTACAATCCAGAAGTTGAGGTTGTAAGCGACATCTCTGGAGCACTCTGGGAGCTTAATTCCAAGCTCATCAATGAAGAACTCAAAATCGATACCGAATGGTATAAACCGATCCGGATTCGGATTCTTGAAGACATCAAGAGCTATGAACTGAATAACACGGATACCTTCACAATTCCTGGCACGCTGAACATCATCAGGGAGATTCTCGATGATTGCGGTCTTATGATCAGCGATGTTGGGAGCCACAAAATCTGGATTGCAAGAAACTTTCCTACTTACTGCCCTAATGGATGCATTATGAGCAATGGTCTGGCTAGTATGGGCAGTGCTATCCCAGGGGCCATTGCCGCCTCCCTCATCGACCCTGAAAGACAGGTAGTAGCAGCAATGGGCGATGGCGGTTTCCTCATGAACTCACAGGAACTGGAAACGGCAAAACGGCTTGGTGTTAGTTTCACGGCTGTGATCCTTAACGACAATGATTACGGCCTGATCAGTTGGAAACAGAGTATTACCAGAGGCAGATCAATAGGCACAAAGATCCATAATCCTGATTTTAAGGCGTATGCAGAAAGTTTTGGTATCAAGGGCTATTGCCCAAAGAATCTTGCCGAGCTTAAAGATCAATTACAAATAGCTATCACTTCGAAAGAACTCTGTGTAGTAGAAGTCCCGATCGATCCTAAAGTTAACCATTCTCTCGTTGAAAAACTAAACAAATACTGGGGGGAGGAATAATGACGATAAAAGCAATCTATCCCGCAACAGGAGAAATAATTAAAGAATACCCGGAAATGACACCGGAGGAGGTAAAGAGCATCATAGAGAAGTCACACGAAGCCTTTCTTTTGTGGCGAAAAACCAGGTTTTCTGAAAGAGCTGTGCTTATGAAAAAAGCTGCCAAGGTTCTTCGAGATAATGCAGAAGAGTATGCAAAGCTCATGACTCAAGAGATGGGCAAGCTTATCAAAGACGGTAAGGCAGAGGCTGAGAAGTGTGCCTGGGTCTGCGACTACTTTGCAGAAAATGCTGAGAGGTTCCTTAAGCCAGAGATAATCGAGACTGACGCAAAAAAGAGCTTTGTTACATTTCAGCCTTTGGGCGTTGTGCTGGCGGTCATGCCATGGAACTTTCCCTTCTGGCAGGTTTTTAGGTTTGCTGCGCCTGCGCTCATGGCGGGCAATACAGGTGTATTAAAGCATGCCTCGAATGTTCCGGGATGTGCTTTGGCAATAGAGGGTGTCTTTAAAAATGCGGGTTTTCCAGAGAATATCTTCAGGGCCTTGCTTGTCGGGAGCAGGCAGGTCGATGCAATTATAGAAAATCCTTTGGTTAGGGCAGCAACCCTTACTGGAAGTACCCCTGCTGGAAGATCCGTAGCAAAAAAGGCAGGTCAGATGCTCAAGAAGACCGTCCTTGAGCTAGGGGGGAGCGACCCCTATCTGATTTTGGAAGATGCGGATATGGAAGAGGCTGTGACCACATGTGTCAACAGTAGGCTTATCAATGCTGGGCAGAGCTGCATTGCTGCAAAGCGTTTCATTGTGGTTGAGCCGATTCAAAAGCGATTCGAGGAGCTCTTTTTGGAAAAGATGCGCGCTAAAAAGATGGGTGACCCCATGGAAGGTGGGATTGCAATCGGCCCCATGGCGCGGAATGACCTGAGAGATGAGCTTCACGAACAGGTGAAGAAGAGCATTGAAAAAGGGGCAAAGTGTCTTCTCGGTGGTGAGATACCAGAAGGCAAGGGTGCTTATTATCCCCCAACTGTTCTTGCGGATGTGAAAAAGGGGATGCCTGCATATGATGAAGAGATGTTTGGACCGGTAGCAGCTATTATCCCTGTAAAGAATGAGAAAGAAGCGATAAAGGTCGCAAACGACTCTCTATTCGGTCTGGGCGCGGCTGTCTTTACCAAGAACATTGAAAAAGGCGAGAGAATCGCGGCAAATGAACTGGAAGCGGGCTGCTGTTTTGTTAATACATCTGTAAAGTCAGATCCCCGTCTTCCCTTCGGAGGCATAAAGGAGAGCGGGTATGGCCGAGAGCTGGCCTCTTATGGGATCAAGGAGTTCGTAAATATCAAGACCGTTTATGTAAAGTGAGCGAAAAGCAACGATTAAAAAGAGAACTGCCAGATGAAATCAAGTCGTCTTCGAGCCAAGACCTGAAAGCCTCATGATTGACTTCCAAAGATCCTTTTTCCCCTCTCTTGTCTTAGCAGAAAAGATAATAAGAGATGCCATATCGTTGAGTTCGAGATCCTGTAATATTTCTTTAATTTTCTGATTTCTTGATCCCTTACTAATCTTATCTGTTTTTGTTAATACTAATATCGTTGGGGTTTTATAATGATCGAACCATTCCTTCATTTTTAAATCAAGCTCAGTGGGTTTGTGTCTTATGTCTAAGCAATGGATAACCCCTTTGAGATTGCTCCTCCCTTTGAGATAACTTTCAATGAGTGCCCTCCAATTTTTCTTAATAGAGATTGGTGCATGAGAAAAACCATATCCAGGAAGATCTGCAAAAACTAAAGATTCATTGATTTTGAAAAAGTTTATCATCTGTGTCTTGCCGGGCGTAGAGCTCGTCTTTGCTAATTTTTTTATATTCGTTAGTGTATTAATCAAAGAAGACTTTCCTACATTGGAACGCCCAACAAAGGCAATTTCTGGAAGGGAGATATCTGGAAATTGATCAGGCTTAAATGCACTCTTTAAGAAAAGCGCTGAAACATTGCTCATCAGACTTTTTTCTCTTAATCTAATTTATTGAAAACAAGTCCCGTTAAGAGTTTTGGGAAAAAATATGTGGATTTTTGAGGCATCTTTTCCCCTAATCCAACAATCTTCTTTAGGTCTTCTATCTTTGTTGGATTTAAAAATAAGGCGAGAGAATCTTTAGTATCTCTAACCCTTCTTATTGCCTCTTCCTCGTCATGGGTATAGATAAGATTGTCCTCATTGCTATCCCTTTTTCCCAAAGCCTCTTCAATAATTAATTTTTGGAGTATGGTTACATCCAGCTCCCACCATTCTCTAGGCCTTGAGTCCTCTCGATAACTCTCCATAATATCTTTATTCTTAAGGGTAAGGAGATAATGCCTCTCCTCTCCCCAAAATATTCCAAAGGAAATATCCTCTTTTCCTTTTTGCCTTAAGGCTTGAAAGAATCTCTTCTTCTCCTCATAATCAAAAGTATCCACATCAAAATCTTTGTTCAATTGATCCATTAAAGATCTCAAATTCGACCTATCTAATTTCTGAATGATTCTGTGTGTTGGAAGAATTGAAAGCCCTTCATCATCCATATTGGTGAGATACATCATAACATAATCAAAAGGCATCTCAGGCTCAGAAGAGCCTTTTTCTCTCCTTAGGATGTTTCTCAATCCCAAAGCAGTTTCATATCTGTGATGACCATCTGCAATAATAAGCTGTTTGTCACTAATGAGCTCTTTTATTTTATCAATCTCTTGAATATCGCTTAACCTCCACAAGAGATGCTCTGTAGAATCATTATCATGAATATCAATGATAGGAGGATTTTTTGAAATCCCTTTTTCAATGGTATGATTAATCTCATTTTCAGGGTCAGAGTATAATGAGAAGATCGGAGAGAGATTTGCATTGCAGGCTCTCTTTAAACAGATAAGGGTCTCTTTTGTCTTGGAAAAGGTCTCTTCGTGGGGAAGGACGATTCTTTTCTCGTATTCCTCTAACCTAACGAGGGCAATAAACCCCTTTCTTGTCTTCTCCTTTCCATTTTTAATTCTATATTTTTGAAGATAGATATAGAAAGAGGGGAGGGAATCCCTTTTAAAAATCCCATCTTTGATCCAGCCCTCAAAATACCCGGCTGCACGGGTAAATTTATTATAACTATCATTATCGTGTGGATAGTCTTTTCCCAAGATAATATGGATAATGTTATTCCCATGTCTTTGATAATATTTCTTATAGTCTTCTTTTGGGATAACATCATAAGGAGGGGTTACCACGTCTTCCAGATTGGTAATCTTTTCTCTGTTATATAATATCCCCCTAAAGGGAATGATCCTCGTCATCAAGGAAAGCTCCATGATCTATGTAGTTTTTCAATCACTGATAAGGGATAATTAAAGAATATATCATAATTCTATCCAAGTCAATTGTTATGTGATTTTAAGTAAAATTCTAGGTCTGACAATTTTAAAGACAGGTTT
Coding sequences:
- a CDS encoding aconitate hydratase, coding for MKGTIAERIIEEHLLEGKLEPGKEIGLRIDQTLTQDATGTMVYLEFESMGIPRVKTELSVSYIDHNIIQTDFKNADDHRFLQSMSSKYGVILSPPGNGICHHVHRERFGIPGKTLIGSDSHTTTGGSLAMLAMGSGGMEVAMAMAGKPYYIYTPKIWGIYLEGELQPWVSGKDVILELLKRYTVMGSLGKIMEFYGPGVKNLDMSARGTIANMGVDIGGTAALFPSDEVTKDYLRLNSREEVWKEIKTDPNAEFDEVTELDLSKIEPLVACPYNPDNVKPAKDLKNVEISQVIVGSSCNGDYRDIMITAETVKGKIKHPAVSFEINPGSRQTLENVTAMGGLISLVSAGARIHESGCLGCIGMGQAPATGTNSLRTFPRNFKGRSGTKDDAVYLCSPETAVASALTGKITDPRTMGNYPKVEYPEKFSFNSKWFIPPAEKPEEVEILRGPNIKPFPLFDKLEDDLEEEVLIKVGDDISTDIILPGGNKVLPLRSNIPAISEFVFDVIDDKFTERAKEKKSGVVVGGENYGQGSSREHAALAPRYLGVRVKIAKSFARIHKSNLVNFGIIPLMFKDPADYDRINQGDMIKIPGIRKAIEEGQEEITVFVNGQEIKTILDISGRRRQILLAGGLLNQAKQ
- a CDS encoding universal stress protein, translating into MSTLIKKILLPTDNSENSREAFKYAISLGEKYGSTIYAVYVVDMSYLEQGYRYESNPRRSPVEDLEENIVKEKAKETEEFIKKNTKDYKGLKIEKFIRKGKPFVEIIIAAREKEADLIVMGTHGRTGISHALMGSVAEKVVRKAPCPVLTIKPRDFEFKVP
- a CDS encoding bacteriophage holin encodes the protein MKLDALKAGLAFGIIWAVSLIMLTIMVAGFNWGTKLLEVISSVYIGYEPSILGCLIGIIWGFIDGFIFGFLIAWLYNLMVK
- a CDS encoding KamA family radical SAM protein, which encodes MKWENKLKENICSIEELKKHIKLTKNEEKKLQRVTEIYPINITKYYLSLINKNDKKDPLRKLIVPSEKELDISGIYDTRDEKENTKVAGLQHTYKQTALILSTNWCSAYCRFCFRKQFLTFPKKEIAWEFNDGIEYIKSHKEINNVLVSGGDPLILPTEIIENFLKKLSAVKHLNFIRFGSRIPVVFPDRILDDKSFLELLKKFSLKEKKIYIVVHFNHPREITQKSIAAVDKIIKSNVIVKNQTVLLKGINDNPDTLAELLNKLVGIGINPYYIFQCRPVKGAKEYFQVPLYRGYRIVENAKKKLDGLSKGFKYIMSHKTGKIEIVGVMGNEIYFKYHQAKESKNIGKFFKKKINKKAKWLDDL
- a CDS encoding acetolactate synthase large subunit; its protein translation is MKVSDFFVKCLENEGVRYVFGVPGEENEDLLFSLENSSIQFVPTRHEQGAAFIANFWGRLTGKAGVCLSTLGPGATNLVTGVADANLDKAPLVAITGQEGLAGLHHESHQTLDIVNLFKPITKWNTAISSPEVVAEVIRKAFKVAEYEKPGATHIELSEDMAKQQVMKMITPIPPERVRRPSPDYKVINRTIELLKESKKPLIIAGNGAIRKLASKHLTKFVLKHNIPVACTFMGKGAISDKMEQSLLSIGLGYKDYVIEAVENADLILAVGYDIAEFEPEKWNPKGEKKIVHIDFIPAEVYTHYNPEVEVVSDISGALWELNSKLINEELKIDTEWYKPIRIRILEDIKSYELNNTDTFTIPGTLNIIREILDDCGLMISDVGSHKIWIARNFPTYCPNGCIMSNGLASMGSAIPGAIAASLIDPERQVVAAMGDGGFLMNSQELETAKRLGVSFTAVILNDNDYGLISWKQSITRGRSIGTKIHNPDFKAYAESFGIKGYCPKNLAELKDQLQIAITSKELCVVEVPIDPKVNHSLVEKLNKYWGEE
- a CDS encoding NAD-dependent succinate-semialdehyde dehydrogenase; protein product: MTIKAIYPATGEIIKEYPEMTPEEVKSIIEKSHEAFLLWRKTRFSERAVLMKKAAKVLRDNAEEYAKLMTQEMGKLIKDGKAEAEKCAWVCDYFAENAERFLKPEIIETDAKKSFVTFQPLGVVLAVMPWNFPFWQVFRFAAPALMAGNTGVLKHASNVPGCALAIEGVFKNAGFPENIFRALLVGSRQVDAIIENPLVRAATLTGSTPAGRSVAKKAGQMLKKTVLELGGSDPYLILEDADMEEAVTTCVNSRLINAGQSCIAAKRFIVVEPIQKRFEELFLEKMRAKKMGDPMEGGIAIGPMARNDLRDELHEQVKKSIEKGAKCLLGGEIPEGKGAYYPPTVLADVKKGMPAYDEEMFGPVAAIIPVKNEKEAIKVANDSLFGLGAAVFTKNIEKGERIAANELEAGCCFVNTSVKSDPRLPFGGIKESGYGRELASYGIKEFVNIKTVYVK
- the yihA gene encoding ribosome biogenesis GTP-binding protein YihA/YsxC; the protein is MSNVSALFLKSAFKPDQFPDISLPEIAFVGRSNVGKSSLINTLTNIKKLAKTSSTPGKTQMINFFKINESLVFADLPGYGFSHAPISIKKNWRALIESYLKGRSNLKGVIHCLDIRHKPTELDLKMKEWFDHYKTPTILVLTKTDKISKGSRNQKIKEILQDLELNDMASLIIFSAKTREGKKDLWKSIMRLSGLGSKTT
- a CDS encoding DUF1015 domain-containing protein produces the protein MTRIIPFRGILYNREKITNLEDVVTPPYDVIPKEDYKKYYQRHGNNIIHIILGKDYPHDNDSYNKFTRAAGYFEGWIKDGIFKRDSLPSFYIYLQKYRIKNGKEKTRKGFIALVRLEEYEKRIVLPHEETFSKTKETLICLKRACNANLSPIFSLYSDPENEINHTIEKGISKNPPIIDIHDNDSTEHLLWRLSDIQEIDKIKELISDKQLIIADGHHRYETALGLRNILRREKGSSEPEMPFDYVMMYLTNMDDEGLSILPTHRIIQKLDRSNLRSLMDQLNKDFDVDTFDYEEKKRFFQALRQKGKEDISFGIFWGEERHYLLTLKNKDIMESYREDSRPREWWELDVTILQKLIIEEALGKRDSNEDNLIYTHDEEEAIRRVRDTKDSLALFLNPTKIEDLKKIVGLGEKMPQKSTYFFPKLLTGLVFNKLD